A single region of the Selenomonas sp. oral taxon 920 genome encodes:
- a CDS encoding 3D domain-containing protein has protein sequence MKMRKLLWVARNLMRRAGRHREMRRMRGALSVGTALAVTAPLALHAPVEAAYLRVEEGARGAAVQHVQELLIKAGYLNGAADGIAGPLTRAAIERCQADHALVVDGICGAATYHVLSGGAEYDPVALGIVEEHAPQVSRGGGRSVYVSATAYSAYDPGNGNRTATGTPVRHGVIAVDPSVIPLGTRVFIPGYGEAVAEDIGGAIHGYRIDVAFDTHAEALMFGRQDLEIFIME, from the coding sequence ATGAAGATGCGAAAACTCCTGTGGGTAGCACGGAATCTGATGCGGAGGGCAGGGCGGCATAGGGAGATGCGCCGTATGCGGGGGGCACTCTCCGTTGGGACGGCACTTGCTGTGACGGCGCCGCTCGCCCTCCATGCGCCTGTCGAGGCGGCATACCTGCGCGTTGAGGAGGGGGCGCGCGGCGCTGCGGTGCAGCATGTTCAGGAGCTGCTGATCAAGGCAGGCTACCTCAACGGAGCTGCGGACGGCATTGCGGGGCCGCTGACGCGCGCGGCGATCGAGCGCTGTCAGGCGGACCACGCCCTCGTGGTGGACGGCATCTGCGGCGCTGCGACCTATCACGTGCTTTCCGGCGGCGCGGAGTATGATCCCGTGGCGCTCGGCATTGTGGAGGAGCACGCGCCGCAGGTGAGCCGCGGCGGCGGACGCTCGGTCTACGTATCGGCGACGGCGTACAGCGCGTACGATCCGGGCAACGGCAACCGCACGGCAACGGGAACCCCTGTGCGGCACGGCGTGATCGCGGTCGATCCCTCGGTGATCCCGCTCGGTACGCGCGTCTTTATCCCCGGCTACGGTGAGGCCGTCGCGGAGGACATCGGCGGAGCCATCCACGGATACCGTATTGACGTTGCCTTTGACACGCACGCCGAGGCATTGATGTTTGGGCGGCAGGATCTCGAAATCTTTATCATGGAGTAG